AACAGAGCAGAAGGCAGCTCCCAGGGTCCAGCACAGCAAGACCCAAAGGGGAACAGGCCTCTGGAGGGTGGAGAACGCttcatcttttttcccccaagagttggttctcagccacaccccagggaCTCCTGTATCTCTATTCCCTGGCACTAATACAGGCTGACCGTAACTGGTATGCTCGTGAGCCTTGCTGAGGGATGTCTGGTGAGCCAACCCTGTCATGGGCACCAATGGGGAAGGTGCAAGGTTTGGTTCCTGGATACTAGAGTGACATATCGCCACACTAGGCCCTGAGCCATGGCTAAACAAGAAGGGGCGTCAGAGCTGCCCAGTGGTCTCAGACAGGGTTGGGACACACTGGGAAGGGAATCCAGGACTGGTCTCTACTAGCAACAGGTACAAGCCTGAGCACATTCATACcccaaagaaaactaaaaacacaGCTGAGAAATGGAGCTACGTGGATGACCAGAAGCGAGGCACTGCTGACGCTTCATCCCGGGCCAACGTGCTGTCAGAGTTGACGGAGATGGGAACCTGTCCAGGATGAAGGGTGGTGCCAGGCAGAGGTCTGAGAGATGTAGGTAGGGGTGCTACAGGCCAGCTGTGGAAGGTGGTTCCTTCTGCCTCATGCTCCAGGGGGCCAGCCTGCCGCTAAGCATCATCACTGCagggaaagggagacagagacaaaaggaaaagacagtgaaacagagaaaatgaaaggagATATGGAGACAAGGATGACAAGGAGACCGAGaaatacacagaaagagacagaacagGCAGTGAGACAGACGGCTGCTCTCTTGAGCACAACACTCCCAGAACCAAGGTAACTTGACAACTCACTGGAATCCATCTTTGGACACAGGTCAAAGCCTGTGTCTCCAAGGCTGTACACATCCATCACCACCAGGACTGCATAGCCCCTAACAGCTAATAGGTATGTGGAAAGGTGGATACCTCCGCTACAGGTGGCTGGTGATGGCCACATTACAAGCCCAGGCTCAGACTGCCAAGTGGGCTGCATCAGGTGTTGGCCCAACTCCTGGGGCAGAGATGAGGATGGGAGAAGACAGAGGGGGTATCCTGGCTGCTTTGCCCGGGGGTCTGAGGAGTAAAAACATCCCTCCCATGTGAGACCCAGGGTCATCTCATCTCTTCCTCAGCTCGAAGTTCCTTCCGACCACTTCCCTGACATTCAGACCTAGGCCACAGCCGGGGCAGCCCCAACCTTGCTCTTGGGTGGTCTCCCTTCACTGGGGTTCCGAGCAGGCCAGAGGTTTGATGTGGAGAGGCACTCACTCCCCACGGGTTGGTACCTGCAGAAGCATGCTAAGGCCCAGGTTCCGGTGCTTCTTCTCCAGCTCCGACACAGCCTGCAGTAGGGACCGGAAGCGTTCTGCAGGATCGGCCTGCTCATCATCCTCAGAAGCACCCTCATCCTTCTCAGCCTCCTGCAGAAAGTGTTCCTCCTCTTCCACGAAGAAGGCCCGAAGCTTCTTGTAGTCAGTCAGGGCCTTCTTTCTTCGGTCCATGACATGCCCCTGCAGGGGGAGTGGAAGGACAACAGTCCACCTTGCCCCACACCCATTGCTACTGTGTCCAAAGAAAGAGGACCCCATCTACTCtgaaagaaactaagaaatatGACACCTCAGAATATGCTGGCTGGCTCTTTTGAATTaaacccacttaaaaaaaaaatcaaaggtgaGAGAAGATTCCTAAGCAAGAAGTGATATCTCCACATGAAAGATGCCCCTGTGGCCCCTCATGGTGGTGTTAGCTTGGTCCCAATGTGAGGTGGAGTTGAcaggacctttaagaggtgggaaTTGAAGGCCAGCAGTAGCatcacacacacgcctttaatcccaatactcaggagacagaggcaggcgatctctgtgagttcgaggccagcctggtctactgagcgagttccaggacactgaTGGGTGTGCCCTCTGAAAAGACTGATGCTGGTCTCACAGGCTACCAGCTGGTTCCCAAGGCAGCTGTTACAGAGAGAGCAATCCTGGGTCCACACACTTCCACCATGAGACCCCACTAGAGACAGGCAGAAAGAGCCTTTTGATCTTTGATGTTCAGCCTCTAGAACCAATAACCTGCCTTCTTTACACCATACTCAAGTTTTAGATAAttctgttacagcaacagaaaaaggctAACGCAACTCCCTGTACAAAGCAAAAGGAATGGCATTCTTATCAAAAGGCTGGAAGATACCACATggactttgtttaaaaaaaaaaaaaaaaaaaaggattctttcATGTCTCCCAAATTCATCACTTATCCACATCCTGCCCCTCTCCGTCCAAGTCAGTGTATTTGTCAGATGGTGACTGCCTCTCTGGGCTGTTGCCTCATGAGGCCTCTCATACCACTTGCTCTTCTATTAAAGCAACGTTCTATCTCCCCTGCAGGAAATGCATCTCCAAGACACCGAAGTGTATGGATGCTCAAGTCCCTTCTACAAAATGGCCCAGCACTGCCACAACCTGTCTGCATCCTTCCACATGCTGCAGGTCATCTCCAGCTGACACAATCTacctaatacaatgtaaatacTTCTTAAAAAGTGGAGTGGGGATTCATCCCACCAATTAGGTTTGAGGTATAAGCCTGTAAGATTCAGATGGCTGGATCCACTTGCTCCCAGGCAGAATGGGCAGTGGCTGTTCACctggttctgtatttgtgagtttaTCTTCCCCCTTATTACCTTAATGAATCCTTGTTACTCCCTTAAACAGAAGCTTGTGGATTTCGCTTAAGAAAAGAGTTCCTCTACTCTACTGTGACTAGAAGGAAGCCTATGTACTAAGTACACCCATACAACAACCACAGGCCTACGGTCTATTTGTGGTGCTTGCTTTGTGTGATTACATTCATTGCCTTTCACATGCAGAACAAGCATTCCACCAATCAGCCACATTCCCATTTCCCATCAGAAGTCTGTTAAGTCCTTGGACATAGAACCCACATATACATTGCTCAACTTATGTGAAGACCCCACTCACAGCTTCCCAAAGATGAACTCTGGGACCAAAGTCCTGTCAGAATGCTCAGCAACCTTCCACCAGTCACTTTTCCTACTAGCTTCTGGTGAATCCGAGAGCAAAAATCCATCCTGCCACCCTCAGCAACTCTTCAACCAGCCTAACATAGATAACAGAACTAAAAAAAGACACTTCTAACTTCAGATCTTCATCCTGGCCCTGGACTACACAACACAGGGGATAGCCATGACCTGAGGGAAGAATGCTGCAAGGCTGTAAATACCAGCCAGATAACTGCTGTCTGGACAAGCTCCTCCCTCTGACTACAGGATCCTCATCTTCGTATTAAAAGCCTCTATGTGCTAGAACTTGTCCTTGGAATGACTGTGGGCTCCTAGAAAGCTGGACATCCTCAAAGCCTTCTAGTTTTTGTGAGGAGTAGAGCAGGTGGCTTCAGCCTTCAGGCACAGGCCATCTGAGAGCATCAGGGCTTCTGTAGTCTACAAAAACATTTTGGttttatgttcttaaaaaaatagGGGGAGGGTGGAAACTAATGAACTTTAATATATAGAAGGAAAAGTCACCAGAGTTTAAATCAATGTGCGGTTTTGTTGACAAGTAACCTTAAAAAACTGTAATATGATGTCACCTTGGTGAGATGAAGGCAAGCTGCTAAGTACCAACGTTTTGTGTTCCTCCAAATCCTTGTGTTGAAACCTCCAGGTACTGGTGTTAAAAGTAGTGggccttgccgggcggtggtggcgcacgcctttaatctcagcattcgggaggcagagccaggcggatctctgtgagttcgaggccagcctggtctacagagcaagatccaggacaggcaccaaaactacacagagaaaccctgtctcaaaaaaaccaaaagtagTGGGCCTTTGGGAAGCAGTTAGTCCTACCAGAGTCGATGGTATTTGTCCTAGCCCCAGAGAGCCCTTGTCCCCTTCCATGTGATGATACACTGATAAAAGCTACCAGAAAGTAGCCCTGATCAGATATGAACTTGCCATGGCTTGCCTgtggacttccagcctccagtgCAGTAATGTCTGTAGTTTTATATGGCAGCCAGAAAACAGCAAGTTCTACTGGGGTTGGTCAGAATCAAGAGTACTACAAAGTGTCCTGTGTAGAAAAGGGAGCTGAAGCTTACAGAACTTCATGTAAAGCATGAGAAGGAAAGAGGATCCCTATTGACTTCTGGCTAGACTGTGTCCCATGACAGTACCCTGGCATTCATTAAGTCCGCACAGAGGCCCCTcctccagccagccaggcatACAGCAGCTCAGTTTGGTTGCCCTGCTGGTTCCCCATATCCAGGAGACCCCCCACTTGCCTTCCACACAGCAGCCGCTGATTCTGCCTGACCGTGCAGGTCCCGGGCATCATTTAAGTCCTTCCTCATGATTTCCACGGACCCCTTGTTCTCCTGGGAAATAAAAGCTGGTTATAGATTGGGAAGAAGGATTTGGACACCCAGATCAGCAGTCCAGCCTCTGGCTGCTGCAAATCGTTTGtcttttaaaagggggggggggggcctcttGCGCTTCCCACTTTGACAGAACTAGGTACTCAGCAGACAGTTCCATGTGACTGCatgtttttaaagactgtggaGATTGCTGTCTTAGGAAGGGTAAATAACTCTAGCAGCATGTTCTGGCAGAGCATCCGGGTTAGGACCCCGATGTAACCACTGGCCTCTACCCCAACAGTGTTCACTAATAGTGACTAAATCCTGTTCTGGAGCTCATGGTGTATCATTCCAGAAGATAAGGCTAACAGCACCCTCAAACACACTAAGCTGCGGGGCAGAGACCAGGCACCACTCACTATCATCTTACCTGGCCTCTCAGAAATAGACCACCCCTGCCCCTCTCTGGGCCTGGGATGATACTCCAGACCCCTGGGTCCCAGTTTTGCCCAGATTGTAATGGGTGGGCTCTACCCAATGGCAAATGTCACATGCAATGACCAAGAGGGTACAGCAGAGAAGATTCTAGAATGAGGTAGACAGGCAGTCCCTCAGAGGGCAGCAAGGGGTGGGTAACTGGCAGATAGAAGCCCACACTCAGGTCTCCACCAGCAAGTAGGTGGGCGGGGCTTGCCTCAATGAGGTCATACCCGGATAGGAGCAGGAAGAGGCCTTAGGGAATGGActtgaagggaaatggggagaaaACGACAGTCTAAGGGCGGTACAGTGATAAGGAACTGCTAGGCCAGAGAACTGGGATGAAAAGGGGACAAAAGAGCATGCTCTAGAGATGAGAGATCGAGGATCAGAGCAGGGTCCGGGAGATGGTTAACAGAGATCGGGGAGGACCGAACTCACGGACTCCACGATTTAAGAACACGGCAGGGATCCCCGGGGTAGGAAGGGTGCGGGGCTGTGGGGCACCGGGGTGGGGAGGATGCTGGGCACCCAGGGGATGcggcagagggaagaggaggtcAGCGCCCCGATCGAGAGACTGATCCAGGTGAGTAAGGCACAAAGGTGAGTAGTGTGCGGGGCCGCCATGCGCACCTTGCCGCGTAGCGCCTTCCTCCAGCGCGGCTCCCATTCGGGCGGCTCCGGGCCCGCGGCCATGCGGCAGGCCGAGCATAGCGGATCTCCGTCGGCCCGGCACAGCAGCTGTAGCGCGGCCTCGCTGGCAGGGCCGTCGCGGGCCGGCGCCGCGGCCGCCTCCTCGAGTGCCAGAAGGCGGCGACTGAGTGGAGGGCGGCCGGGCTCTACGGCGCGCTGCCAGCAGTCGTCGGCACACTCGGGGCACGGGAAGGGCCCGTCCTCCTCGGCCCAGAAGCGCACCACGCACGCCCGGCAGAAACGGTGGCCGCAGTCGGCGCGCACCGGCTCGCGGGGCGCGCGCTGGCACAAGGCGCAGACGGCCTCAGCGGGGCCCGCGGGGAGCGCCAGGGCTGCGGGTGGCGGCGCCGGCGGAGAGGGCGCAGAAGAGCCGGGAATCGGCCGGAGAGCGAGGCCGAGAAGCCTCAGCCGACGACTCAGAACCGGACTGCGCCAACGCCGAGCACGCGCGCGCGCGGGGCGGGGTTCGGGCTGCCGTGCGCTCTGACGTCCAGGTCCTGGCAGCTGCGCGCTCCTCCATCCAGGTCCTGGCAGCTGTACTCTCTCCATTCAGGTCCTAGTAAGTCGCGCGTCGCCCCGCCCAGGTCAGAGCAGCTGCGCACTCTTACAGCCTGGTTCTGGTAGCTGCTCATCTCTTTGTCCTGTTGGTGTCAGTCGTGGACTCCGAACCCAGATCCTGACGGCGatgctctctgtgtcctgtaagGTTACTCACACTCATACTCCAGGGTGCCGCCGCAATATCATAGATAATTGCTCATCTCCCATAGATAAGTCGGTCTATCAGGGGAGACTTTGCAGTTCCTGAAATCCAGGGCTGACTGACAGGGTGACTGAAGGTTTAGGGTGACTTATCTCTATACCTTCAACCCAGAAGCGAGATAAGACAGGTCAGGTAGACAGAAACTCCTAAAATGATTAGCATGCCAGTGTAGTCAAGCAGGAGTCCGACCAAACTACAGAAGATAGCGACGTAAAGTGAAGGTGGATATGCCAGGTGCTTTTACCTTGTGGGTCCAAGTGAGGAGTCGGTGCTTCTAAGTGCCTCATGTATATCCACTACCCAACCaataccaccaccccacccccccccccccccgtctccagAACTGTTTTCACCTGCCAAATCTGAAAACCCATCCCCACATTCTCCTTCTCATATTTGACTTTTCCTATCATCGATATGTCATAAACTGGGACCATTTAGAATTGtccttttattgttttacttGCGAAGGAATTCTCTTTTTAATTCAAATGTTATTTAGCAATATATGATTTGGTCACCAAATTAGTAAATTTGCTGTGGAAAGTTGTAATCttactggggggagggggagagaggacatTGTGGAGAATAGAATCTCAGTGGTATAATTGGAATTTGTGGGATTGGTTTCTTAAGTTCTTGGTGGCTACAGTTCTAAAAAGCTCAAGGCATTAAATGTGTTGCTCATCTTTTTACTATCTCCACTCCATTTAGAATCAATTTATCAGTGTCCTGTAGGGAATCTAGGTCCCTGTTGACTTGCCCATTGCCATGTGAATTTTGATTAGTCAcgtgtgatagatagatagatagatagatagatagatgccagttttataaaataaaacaagttgtGCCTCTTGGGGGACCTCAACTTGTTTCATTTGCAAGCTCAAGTGAAACTTAACTTGAGCTGTTTCTTGTAAatgtctgaaaacaaaatttaagttcCACAGAGTATGAGTGCAGAGTGGCaagttttgaaatagggttttgAATCTCTTGCAAATGATTAGGAATTATTGAGATGCAAACTCAGGCATCAAATATTACTGTTACTTATTGTTAATGTCTTGTTAATACAGGATCAGCATCCAGAGAATCAAAGTCTGAAACTATTAAGACTGCTAACATGATGTCACAGATGGGACAAATTCCCCATCATGAGATCCATTCTGATCTGTGTACGCTGTACAAAAATGCTATCAAGGAGTAAATTAGTTCTTAAGAGCGTGAGTTATTTATTGGTGAGGCTGCCCCATTTACTTGCCCCTTTCACATGTGGACAGTTCCCTTTCCACTTTCCTATTATGTTGTAACACAGCTCAGAGGTCCTTGTCAGGACATGGACATCTTTCAGTCACCACATCATGAgccaaaaaaaattcttttattatgttACTCGGACTCAGATATTTTATTATAACAGCCCAGCATGATCTGAGAAATGAAGATATGGGAAGGTGCTCAAATCCAGTGTTCATCTGAAAAATAGGAAGTTAAGCAACAATGTCACCCACAAAGTGTCACATTATACCTAGCATTAGATGATGGAATGCCCACTCGGCGCCAGGGACCTGGGATGGCCATCTGGGGCCACTCCTGCAGTACAGGTCAAGCCAAGCAGAGACAACTTTAAGCCCATGATCCCCATGTCTAGGTATCCAAGAGAACTCTTCCTAATGATTGCATTCTTTCCAGCATCCAAGAGGGTATGTGGCAGCATGTTAGAAGGCAAGAATACTCCCCTAGGAAAGTGTAGAGGGGAAATACAAGGTCCCATACCACAAAAACAAGGCTTGGACAATGCCAAAATATGGACAGTGTATAGTGAAAAAGAAGTTGAATGGTATATGTACTGTTCAGGGTTCCCTAGAGAAACAGAACCGATAaaataactacacacacacacacacacacacacacacacacacacacacacacacgtgcacaggaTTTATTGGAGCAGCTCATAGGCTGTGGTCCAACTAGTCCAACACTGGCTGTCTCCTGATGGAAAGTCCAaggatccagtagttgttcagtccaccaCCTGGATGTCTCGGCTGGTCTCCAGGATGTCCAGAACCCTGACCCAGCAGGTTCTAAAGCCACTGAAGAAATGAATTTAGCAGTAAGAGTAAGAGCGAGCAGGCAAAGAGTAATAAGCACTTCCTTCTCCTGTGGTCCTCATACAGGCCGCCAGCAGAAGGTGGGCCAGAGTTAAAgtgcatcttcccacctcaaaagatctggatttagGGTGGTTTTCCCAGCTCAAATGATTCAGTCAAGAAAAAATTCCTCATAGGTGTACCCAGCCcccttgggttttagttaattccagatgtagtcaacaACCAAGAACAGCTATCACAGCATATACATGGTATTTATGTAATCCAACAATGCTCAATGCTCACACAGAACAGCAGTGAGTTTTGCAGGAATGCACTCCAAAGAATACTATAGAAGCAGGTGTAGTCAGTTATCCACAACTTAGGACTCTTCTTCAGATTGAGATAAAAAAGATATTGTAAATGTGATGTTGCCATTTATATGTACTAAACACAACTACCGCAGCCATATCTGTACTAAAGCTATACAGTCCTGTTGATTTCCTAAACAATAGAGCAAATATTCGCAATCTAATATCCTGTTAAGTATCATaagtcatttagaaaaaaatttaaattaaatagaagTATCCATTTAAATATTATGATGttttagctgggcatagtggtacatgcatttaatcacagcactcaggagtcacAGCGGGCTGagcactgtgagttccagaccagctagagctacataatgaggccATAtcacaaaagtgtgtgtgtgtgtgtgtgtgtgtgtgtgtgtgtgtgtg
Above is a window of Onychomys torridus chromosome 8, mOncTor1.1, whole genome shotgun sequence DNA encoding:
- the Rnf187 gene encoding E3 ubiquitin-protein ligase RNF187, which produces MERVQLPGPGWRSAQLPGPGRQSARQPEPRPARARARRWRSPVLSRRLRLLGLALRPIPGSSAPSPPAPPPAALALPAGPAEAVCALCQRAPREPVRADCGHRFCRACVVRFWAEEDGPFPCPECADDCWQRAVEPGRPPLSRRLLALEEAAAAPARDGPASEAALQLLCRADGDPLCSACRMAAGPEPPEWEPRWRKALRGKENKGSVEIMRKDLNDARDLHGQAESAAAVWKGHVMDRRKKALTDYKKLRAFFVEEEEHFLQEAEKDEGASEDDEQADPAERFRSLLQAVSELEKKHRNLGLSMLLQ